One genomic window of Capricornis sumatraensis isolate serow.1 chromosome 15, serow.2, whole genome shotgun sequence includes the following:
- the RNF114 gene encoding E3 ubiquitin-protein ligase RNF114, whose amino-acid sequence MAAQAQPQARDGGAQLAGPAAEADPLGRFTCPVCLEVYEKPVQVPCGHVFCSACLQECLKPKKPVCGVCRSALAPGVRAVELERQIESTETSCHGCRKNFFLSKIRAHVATCSKYQNYIMEGVKATTKDASRQPRSVPNRYTFPCPYCPEKNFDQEGLVEHCKLSHSTDTKSVVCPICASMPWGDPNYRSANFIEHLQRRHQFSYDTFVDYDVDEEDMMNQVLQRSIIDQ is encoded by the exons ATGGCGGCGCAGGCGCAGCCCCAGGCCCGTGATGGTGGTGCGCAGCTGGCAGGACCCGCGGCGGAGGCCGACCCCCTGGGCCGCTTCACGTGTCCCGTGTGCCTGGAGGTGTACGAGAAGCCGGTGCAGGTGCCCTGCGGACACGT CTTTTGCTCTGCATGCCTGCAGGAATGTCTGAAGCCGAAGAAGCCTGTCTGTGGCGTGTGTCGCAGCGCTCTGGCGCCTGGCGTCCGAGCCGTGGAGCTCGAGCGGCAGATTGAGAGCACAGAGACTTCCTGCCACGGCTGCCGTAAAAAT TTCTTCCTGTCCAAGATCCGGGCACATGTGGCTACCTGTTCCAAATACCAGAATTACATCATGGAAGGTGTGAAGGCCACCACCAAGGACGCGTCTCGTCAGCCAAG AAGTGTCCCAAACCGGTACACTTTCCCTTGTCCTTACTGTCCTGAGAAGAATTTTGATCAAGAAGGACTTGTGGAACACTGCAAGTTATCCCATAGCACGGACACCAAATCTGTG GTGTGTCCCATATGCGCCTCGatgccctggggagaccccaaCTACCGCAGCGCCAACTTCATCGAGCACCTCCAGCGCCGGCACCAGTTCTCCTACGACACCTTTGTG GATTACGACGTGGATGAAGAGGACATGATGAACCAAGTGCTGCAGCGCTCCATCATCGACCAGTGA